In the [Clostridium] colinum genome, one interval contains:
- the mreB gene encoding rod shape-determining protein, with protein sequence MFGSDIGIDLGTSSVLIYIKGQGIVLKEPSVVAIDRRNNEVIAVGEKAKQMIGKAPANVNVIRPLREGVISDYNVTEIMLRYFIKKVIGKTSRLPRIAVCVPSEVTEVEKKAVKDATKEAGAREVFVIEEPIAAAIGSGIDITRACGSMIVDIGGGTTDIAVISLGGAVVKSSLKIAGDNFDEAIIRHIRKKYNVLIGEKSAEELKVNVGTVYKRSAPVNMDIRGRNLVTGLPNTINVTSEELYEALKEPVDTIIDTIHKVLEKTPPELASDIYERGIVMTGGGALIYGLDKAIKEATGINAVLAEDALSCVALGTGQYIEYNNKFESARNSFFKKILQLFKWR encoded by the coding sequence ATGTTTGGTTCTGATATAGGGATTGATTTAGGCACATCTAGTGTACTAATATATATAAAAGGACAAGGCATTGTTTTGAAAGAACCTTCTGTTGTTGCAATAGATAGACGTAATAACGAGGTTATCGCTGTGGGAGAAAAAGCTAAACAAATGATAGGCAAAGCTCCTGCTAATGTTAATGTTATAAGGCCTCTTAGAGAAGGGGTTATATCCGATTATAATGTTACAGAAATTATGTTAAGATACTTTATAAAAAAAGTTATAGGTAAAACATCTAGGTTGCCTAGAATAGCCGTATGTGTGCCTTCTGAAGTTACTGAAGTAGAAAAAAAAGCAGTAAAAGATGCTACAAAAGAAGCTGGTGCTAGAGAAGTATTTGTAATAGAAGAGCCTATAGCTGCAGCCATTGGCTCAGGTATAGACATAACTAGAGCTTGCGGTAGTATGATAGTTGATATTGGTGGTGGAACAACAGATATTGCAGTTATATCTCTTGGTGGAGCTGTTGTAAAAAGCTCATTAAAAATAGCAGGGGATAACTTTGACGAAGCTATAATAAGACATATTAGAAAAAAATATAATGTTCTTATTGGTGAAAAAAGTGCAGAAGAGCTTAAAGTTAACGTTGGAACTGTTTATAAAAGAAGTGCACCAGTAAATATGGACATAAGAGGAAGAAACCTTGTTACAGGCCTACCTAATACAATAAATGTTACATCTGAAGAATTATATGAAGCTTTAAAAGAGCCAGTAGATACAATTATAGATACAATACACAAAGTTTTAGAAAAGACACCTCCAGAACTAGCCTCAGACATATATGAACGAGGTATAGTTATGACAGGTGGAGGAGCTTTAATATACGGATTAGATAAAGCTATAAAAGAGGCAACAGGTATAAATGCTGTTTTGGCAGAAGATGCTCTATCTTGTGTTGCTTTAGGTACAGGGCAATATATAGAATATAATAATAAATTTGAAAGTGCTAGAAATAGCTTTTTCAAAAAAATATTACAATTATTTAAATGGAGATGA
- a CDS encoding flagellar hook-basal body protein, which yields MNRGLYTSAIGMMTQMNNMDVITNNIANVDNTSFKKDTAVVQSFSEKLMKIFDDPAKSLIKRDNSIGKVSLGNFVTEVSTDFSTGAMKKTGGAYDLAINGDGFFTVEVANKDGSVTEKYTRDGSFTLNQNNELMTKEGNYVLGENGRIVIPNGNVTISENGYIYANGEFVDRLKLVDFENKESLRKYGDNLYDKIDESVEKPFQGTIMQSHIESSNVNIVNEMVNMINVSRVYELNQKMIQTHDTVLGKAVNDIARK from the coding sequence TTGAATAGAGGTTTATATACATCGGCAATAGGTATGATGACTCAAATGAACAATATGGACGTTATAACTAATAATATAGCCAATGTTGATAATACATCATTTAAAAAAGATACTGCTGTTGTACAATCTTTTTCAGAAAAACTTATGAAAATATTTGATGACCCAGCTAAAAGTCTTATAAAAAGAGACAATAGCATAGGTAAAGTATCACTTGGTAATTTTGTAACAGAAGTAAGCACTGATTTTTCTACAGGAGCTATGAAGAAAACAGGTGGAGCCTATGATTTGGCAATAAATGGTGATGGGTTTTTTACAGTAGAAGTAGCTAATAAAGATGGTAGTGTTACAGAAAAATATACTAGAGATGGGTCTTTTACTCTTAATCAAAACAATGAGCTTATGACAAAAGAAGGTAATTATGTTTTAGGTGAAAATGGTAGAATAGTTATACCTAATGGTAATGTTACTATTAGTGAAAATGGATATATATATGCTAATGGAGAGTTTGTAGATAGACTAAAGCTTGTTGATTTTGAAAACAAAGAAAGCCTTAGAAAATATGGAGACAATTTATATGACAAAATAGATGAAAGCGTTGAAAAACCTTTTCAAGGTACTATTATGCAAAGTCATATAGAAAGTTCTAATGTAAATATAGTTAATGAAATGGTTAATATGATAAACGTATCTAGAGTTTATGAGCTTAACCAAAAAATGATACAAACACATGATACTGTTTTAGGAAAAGCTGTTAATGATATAGCTAGAAAGTAG
- a CDS encoding metallophosphoesterase family protein — MKILHTSDWHLGKYLDKYSRIEEQEKFIQELEKICDKEQIDLIIIAGDIYDTTNPPILAEKIFFKAMKSLSLNGKRPIVIVSGNHDSASKLVSPSPLAYEFGIIIQGMLNTVANVGDYGNFKITKSGEGFFEIEINGEKAVFLTIPYITEKNINEVIFKSDEEVNMQKEFSDKIKEILENLAKNYGEDTINIIVSHLFVKGGIETDSERKIQSIGGTYAIDPKVFPKKTQYVALGHLHRCQQVKKSDCLAYYSGSPIRYSQSEVGYEKVVLVLDIQANKQPILKKVPLTDYKPIDVFKCNSYEEALQHCEQVSNKDSYTFIEILTENFITGEQIRTLREIKKDIVSIILKTSEEEKVIYECEEEKSILEEFKDFYTYKRGKEAPDEVLDTFLNILDEIEKEEVKENETTDA; from the coding sequence TTGAAAATTTTGCATACTTCAGACTGGCATTTAGGAAAATATTTAGATAAATATTCCAGAATAGAAGAACAAGAAAAATTTATACAAGAGCTTGAAAAAATATGTGATAAAGAGCAGATAGATTTAATAATAATAGCAGGAGATATTTATGACACAACTAATCCACCTATATTAGCAGAAAAAATATTTTTTAAAGCAATGAAAAGTTTATCATTAAATGGGAAAAGGCCTATTGTTATAGTATCTGGAAACCACGATAGCGCAAGCAAGCTAGTTTCACCTAGCCCCTTAGCATATGAATTTGGTATTATTATACAAGGTATGTTAAACACAGTTGCTAATGTTGGTGATTATGGGAATTTTAAAATAACAAAGTCTGGCGAAGGTTTTTTTGAAATAGAAATAAACGGAGAAAAGGCAGTATTTTTAACAATACCGTATATTACGGAAAAAAATATTAATGAAGTAATATTTAAAAGTGATGAAGAAGTAAATATGCAAAAAGAATTTTCTGATAAAATAAAAGAAATTTTAGAAAATTTGGCTAAAAACTATGGAGAAGATACCATAAATATTATTGTATCACATTTATTTGTAAAAGGTGGTATAGAAACAGATAGTGAAAGAAAAATACAATCTATAGGTGGAACTTATGCTATAGACCCTAAAGTTTTTCCTAAAAAAACACAATATGTTGCATTAGGACATTTACATAGGTGCCAACAAGTAAAAAAATCTGATTGTTTGGCTTATTATTCTGGCTCACCTATTAGATATAGTCAAAGTGAAGTAGGTTATGAAAAAGTAGTATTAGTTTTAGATATACAAGCTAATAAGCAACCTATATTGAAAAAAGTACCTCTTACAGATTATAAACCAATAGATGTTTTTAAATGTAATAGTTATGAAGAGGCTTTACAACATTGCGAACAAGTATCTAACAAAGATAGTTATACATTTATTGAAATATTAACAGAGAACTTTATAACAGGCGAACAAATAAGAACTTTAAGAGAAATTAAAAAAGATATTGTAAGTATTATATTAAAAACAAGCGAAGAAGAAAAAGTTATTTATGAATGTGAAGAAGAGAAAAGTATTTTAGAGGAATTTAAAGATTTTTATACTTATAAGAGAGGGAAAGAAGCTCCAGATGAAGTTTTAGATACTTTTTTAAATATTTTAGATGAGATAGAAAAAGAGGAGGTGAAAGAAAATGAAACCACAGATGCTTAA
- the aspS gene encoding aspartate--tRNA ligase: MKGFKRTNYCGEIKENMIGKEVTLMGWVSRKRVFSHFSFILLRDRTGIVQAVVNQDTNSEEVIKKDKELKPEYVVAIKGKVVARTEENINPDMETGKVEVLIDEMEILSESETPPFQIEDSVNVSTDLRLKYRYLDLRRPSVAKNLILRHNIAQSVRRFLDNEGFLEIETPFLTKSTPEGARDYLVPSRVHPGEFYALPQSPQIFKQLLMASGFDKYFQIVKCFRDEDLRADRQPEFTQVDMELSFIYEEEIMSLNERLMQTILKETKGIDIQIPFERMPYKEAMEKFGSDKPDIRFGMELTNITNLVAGSDFGVFENAITSGGSVRGINAKGACSMPRKQIDSLVELAKTYRAKGLAWLGLNEDGTFKTSIGKFFDDNKLKEIAEAFGAEKGDLILICADKDNIVFDALGALRLEMAKRLELTNKDDYRFLWVTEFPLFEYDEEEKRYVAKHHPFTMPMEEDIDLLETNPEKARAIAYDLVLNGYELGGGSLRIYQSKLQEKMFKCLGFTKEDANERFGFLIDAFKYGAPPHGGLALGLDRIVMLLSGSDSLRDVIAFPKVKDASCPLADAPNFVDKKQLEELMIDIKKIEE, translated from the coding sequence ATGAAAGGCTTTAAAAGAACAAATTATTGTGGAGAAATAAAAGAAAATATGATAGGTAAAGAGGTAACCCTTATGGGTTGGGTTAGCCGTAAACGTGTGTTTAGTCATTTTTCTTTTATTTTATTAAGAGATAGAACAGGTATTGTACAAGCAGTTGTAAATCAAGATACTAATTCTGAAGAAGTTATAAAAAAAGATAAAGAGCTAAAGCCAGAATATGTAGTAGCTATTAAAGGTAAGGTAGTAGCTAGAACAGAAGAAAATATTAATCCAGATATGGAAACAGGTAAAGTGGAAGTTTTAATAGATGAAATGGAGATTTTATCTGAATCTGAAACACCTCCTTTCCAAATAGAAGATAGTGTTAACGTAAGCACAGATTTAAGACTTAAATATAGATATTTGGACCTTAGAAGACCTAGTGTTGCTAAAAATTTAATTTTAAGGCACAACATAGCTCAATCTGTTAGAAGATTTTTAGACAATGAAGGCTTTTTAGAAATAGAAACACCATTTTTAACAAAATCTACACCAGAAGGTGCTAGAGATTATCTTGTTCCAAGCCGTGTTCACCCTGGAGAATTTTATGCCTTACCTCAATCACCTCAAATATTTAAACAACTTTTAATGGCTTCAGGCTTTGATAAATATTTTCAAATTGTAAAATGTTTTAGAGATGAAGATTTAAGGGCAGACAGACAGCCAGAGTTTACTCAAGTTGATATGGAGCTTTCATTTATTTATGAAGAAGAAATAATGAGTTTAAATGAAAGACTTATGCAAACAATATTAAAAGAAACAAAGGGAATAGACATACAAATACCTTTTGAAAGAATGCCTTATAAAGAAGCTATGGAAAAATTTGGCTCAGATAAACCAGATATTAGATTTGGTATGGAACTTACTAATATTACAAATCTCGTAGCAGGAAGTGATTTTGGTGTATTTGAAAATGCTATAACATCTGGAGGCAGTGTAAGAGGTATAAATGCAAAAGGTGCTTGTTCTATGCCAAGAAAGCAAATAGATAGCCTTGTAGAGCTTGCTAAAACATACAGAGCAAAAGGCTTAGCGTGGTTAGGTTTAAATGAAGATGGTACATTTAAAACAAGTATAGGTAAGTTTTTTGATGATAATAAGCTTAAAGAAATAGCAGAGGCTTTTGGAGCAGAAAAAGGAGATTTAATTTTAATTTGTGCAGATAAAGATAATATTGTTTTTGATGCATTAGGTGCTTTAAGGCTTGAAATGGCTAAAAGACTTGAACTTACTAATAAAGATGATTATAGATTTTTATGGGTTACAGAATTTCCTCTTTTTGAATATGATGAAGAAGAGAAAAGATATGTTGCAAAACACCACCCATTTACTATGCCAATGGAAGAAGATATTGACTTGTTAGAAACAAACCCAGAAAAAGCAAGAGCTATAGCTTATGATTTAGTTTTAAATGGTTATGAGCTTGGTGGTGGTAGCCTTAGAATATATCAAAGTAAGCTACAAGAAAAAATGTTTAAATGTTTAGGATTTACTAAAGAAGATGCTAACGAAAGATTTGGATTTTTAATAGATGCATTTAAATATGGAGCACCTCCTCACGGTGGACTTGCATTAGGTTTAGATAGGATAGTTATGCTTTTATCTGGTAGTGATAGCTTAAGAGATGTTATAGCTTTTCCAAAAGTAAAAGATGCTTCTTGTCCTTTAGCAGACGCTCCTAATTTTGTAGATAAAAAACAGTTAGAAGAGCTTATGATAGATATTAAAAAAATAGAAGAGTAG
- a CDS encoding AAA family ATPase — translation MKPQMLKITGINSFDKTQEIDFSKILEKGIFGIFGDTGSGKSTIIDAITLALYGKIVRYDGKAGNGDFLNLNRNNAKVEFIFSIKEGKEEIFYEIIRQFKRDNKGKIKSEVIRLSIFKGEEKEIISDKKQDTENKIVDIIGLSYEDFTKAVVLPQGKFSDFLMLENTDKRKMLQRIFGLEKYGDRLKDKINEKKSIQENIVENLKKEIEIYGSVYIEDIEKEKEALKEKENILTDINKNIKKIEEEEKYFINVLNIKNEYLDYNNKLQELIPYKQTVLDFENKLNFILEAEKISPYILELDTMKNQNKFILENLNKLNNKFSNIKNDYDSIEKEYNYCKNKKDEEKPKLDKIKQDLELCISFINEKNVLEQELYHIEDLLKNSVKNKKDYKNKIVEIENKKDLLKKEIDDIILFNQKNKIDNNLKEAFKNAIDLKNEQNNINTKIEDIKININLNKKKIDENEVNIKKIKQNILYIENIIKKIVINNVHKLENDIIYNNNIVEQKINENSIIEQEIENLNIQIKIQENKEVLQNLAKNLLENKPCPLCGSINHPNPIKVILDNIIDTLINKKINKENQIKENTKYINNLNLENNIIHKIIEDLKVIGKKYFIKDYQDFNDEYVFNNNEILPNIYKYEEEFKENEKQLNMFIISNENILNFIDEKNEEVAKNNKLIEDIANKLEHYYNILKTDDFYKEYENMLIIEKQINENNDKYLSINKELEDIDSKNSNIIESLNKLEKEEVLLLTKKEQKQDNINNLMIKINQLSYDKNPQEYILIIEKDINKILEAEEKYKILFEKILNEKNELEKCINENLIKIKINEDNIQKKEMYIDEFIQKSIFKNKLEILENYKEIEKKDFYAQKVKSYQEKVDNYTFNIKRLEKDFKNLDIKLDIEVDFLNEKIDNITNKKEELYKQNNIFIESITTLKINISQKEEILKKTEKISKLIKEEEKKLDILKELSDLNKAGAFVEFVANRHLKHIVLDASKRLFNMSQSKYSLELLDNSFVIKDNYNGGIVRSPRSLSGGEVFMASLSLALALSSKIQLKNKSPLEIFFLDEGFGTLDNNTLDTVINTLEQLQNSNISVGIITHVEEIKNRVQNKINVLASEDGAKVTI, via the coding sequence ATGAAACCACAGATGCTTAAAATAACAGGTATAAATAGTTTTGATAAAACTCAAGAAATAGATTTCTCTAAAATTTTAGAGAAAGGAATATTTGGTATATTCGGAGATACAGGAAGTGGTAAGTCTACTATAATAGATGCTATTACGTTAGCTTTATATGGTAAAATAGTACGATATGATGGTAAGGCAGGAAATGGCGACTTTTTAAATCTTAATAGAAATAATGCTAAAGTAGAGTTTATTTTTTCTATAAAAGAGGGGAAAGAGGAAATTTTTTATGAAATAATTAGACAATTTAAGAGAGATAATAAAGGCAAAATAAAATCTGAAGTAATAAGATTATCCATTTTTAAAGGAGAAGAAAAAGAAATTATATCGGATAAAAAACAAGATACAGAAAATAAAATAGTCGATATTATAGGCCTTAGCTATGAAGATTTTACAAAAGCAGTAGTTTTGCCACAGGGTAAATTTAGTGATTTTTTAATGCTTGAAAATACAGACAAAAGAAAAATGTTGCAAAGAATTTTTGGGTTAGAAAAATATGGAGATAGACTAAAAGATAAAATAAATGAAAAAAAATCTATTCAAGAAAACATAGTTGAAAATTTAAAAAAAGAAATAGAGATTTATGGCAGTGTTTATATTGAAGATATTGAAAAAGAAAAAGAAGCACTTAAAGAAAAAGAAAATATTTTAACTGATATTAATAAAAATATAAAAAAAATAGAAGAAGAAGAAAAGTATTTTATTAATGTATTAAATATAAAAAATGAGTATTTAGATTATAATAATAAATTACAAGAGCTTATACCATATAAACAAACTGTTTTAGATTTTGAAAATAAGCTAAATTTTATATTAGAGGCAGAAAAAATATCTCCTTATATATTAGAATTAGATACTATGAAAAATCAAAATAAATTTATTTTAGAAAATTTAAATAAACTAAACAATAAATTTTCAAATATAAAAAATGATTATGATAGTATAGAAAAAGAATATAATTATTGTAAAAATAAAAAAGATGAAGAAAAGCCTAAATTAGATAAGATAAAACAAGATTTAGAGTTATGTATTAGCTTTATTAATGAGAAAAATGTACTAGAACAAGAATTATATCATATAGAAGATTTGCTTAAAAATAGTGTTAAAAATAAAAAAGATTATAAAAATAAAATTGTTGAAATAGAAAATAAAAAAGATTTATTAAAAAAAGAGATAGATGATATAATTTTATTTAATCAAAAAAATAAAATTGATAATAATTTAAAAGAAGCTTTTAAAAATGCTATAGATTTAAAAAATGAGCAAAATAATATAAATACAAAAATAGAAGATATAAAAATAAATATAAATTTAAATAAAAAGAAAATAGATGAAAATGAAGTAAATATAAAAAAAATAAAACAAAATATATTATATATAGAAAATATAATAAAAAAAATTGTTATAAATAATGTACATAAATTAGAAAATGATATTATTTATAATAATAATATAGTGGAACAAAAAATAAATGAAAATAGTATTATAGAACAAGAAATAGAAAATCTTAATATACAAATAAAAATACAAGAAAATAAAGAAGTTTTACAAAATTTAGCTAAAAATTTATTAGAAAATAAACCGTGTCCTCTTTGTGGCTCTATAAATCACCCAAACCCAATTAAAGTTATATTAGATAACATAATAGATACTTTAATTAATAAAAAAATAAATAAGGAAAATCAAATTAAAGAAAATACTAAATATATAAATAATTTAAATTTAGAAAATAATATTATACATAAAATAATAGAAGATTTAAAAGTTATTGGTAAAAAATATTTTATAAAAGATTATCAAGATTTTAATGATGAATATGTGTTTAATAATAATGAAATTTTACCCAATATATATAAATATGAAGAGGAATTTAAAGAAAATGAAAAACAATTAAATATGTTTATAATATCTAATGAAAATATTTTAAACTTTATAGATGAAAAAAATGAAGAAGTGGCTAAAAATAATAAATTGATAGAGGATATAGCAAATAAATTAGAGCATTATTATAATATTTTGAAAACAGATGATTTTTACAAAGAATATGAAAATATGTTAATAATTGAAAAACAAATTAATGAAAATAATGATAAATATTTAAGTATAAATAAAGAATTAGAAGATATTGATAGTAAGAATAGTAATATTATAGAAAGTCTTAATAAATTAGAAAAAGAAGAAGTATTATTACTTACTAAAAAAGAACAAAAACAAGATAATATTAATAATCTTATGATAAAAATAAACCAATTATCTTATGATAAAAACCCTCAAGAATATATTTTAATTATAGAAAAAGATATAAATAAGATATTAGAAGCGGAAGAAAAATATAAAATATTGTTTGAAAAAATATTAAACGAAAAAAACGAATTAGAAAAATGTATAAATGAAAATTTAATAAAAATAAAAATAAATGAAGATAATATACAAAAAAAAGAAATGTATATAGATGAGTTTATACAAAAAAGTATTTTTAAAAATAAATTAGAAATTTTAGAAAACTATAAAGAAATAGAAAAAAAGGATTTCTATGCACAAAAAGTAAAGAGTTATCAAGAAAAGGTTGATAATTATACATTTAATATAAAAAGACTTGAAAAAGATTTTAAAAATTTAGATATAAAACTGGATATAGAAGTAGATTTTTTAAATGAAAAAATAGATAATATAACAAATAAAAAAGAAGAATTGTATAAACAAAATAATATATTTATAGAAAGTATAACAACATTAAAAATAAACATATCTCAAAAAGAAGAGATTTTAAAAAAGACAGAAAAAATATCTAAATTAATTAAGGAAGAAGAAAAAAAGCTAGATATATTAAAAGAGCTTTCAGATTTAAACAAAGCAGGAGCATTTGTAGAATTTGTAGCTAATAGACATTTAAAACATATTGTATTAGATGCTAGCAAAAGGCTTTTTAATATGAGCCAAAGTAAATATTCTTTAGAATTATTGGACAATAGCT
- the flgG gene encoding flagellar basal-body rod protein FlgG, producing MMRSLWTAASGMNAQQLNVDTISNNISNVDTTSYKKERAEFKSLLYQTMERASLDEADTGKPLNLQVGLGVKPIATSRMFSQGSIERTEVKTDLAIEGQGFFMIKTGEEEVSYTRDGSFKVSLGDGQNNLVTSEGYYVLNTDGEPVTLPQNVSVQDIIIGPNGAISYMQNGKQEDLGVTIGLVQFANPQGLEAIGGNLYRTTPASGEAVLESDGEVVKSKLAQGFLEMSNVNIAEEMISLIVAQRAYELNSKAITTSDEMLQQANNLKK from the coding sequence ATGATGCGTTCTTTATGGACTGCGGCATCTGGTATGAATGCACAGCAATTAAATGTAGATACTATATCTAATAATATATCTAATGTAGATACTACATCTTATAAAAAAGAAAGAGCAGAGTTTAAAAGTTTATTATATCAAACTATGGAGAGAGCATCTCTTGATGAAGCAGATACTGGTAAACCTTTAAACTTACAAGTTGGGTTAGGGGTAAAACCTATAGCTACAAGTAGAATGTTTTCTCAAGGTAGTATTGAAAGAACAGAGGTAAAAACAGACTTAGCAATAGAAGGTCAAGGTTTCTTTATGATAAAAACTGGTGAAGAAGAAGTATCATACACAAGAGACGGTAGCTTTAAAGTAAGCTTAGGTGATGGACAAAACAATTTAGTTACATCTGAGGGTTATTATGTTTTAAATACAGATGGTGAACCTGTAACTTTACCACAAAATGTATCAGTACAAGATATTATTATAGGACCTAATGGAGCTATAAGCTATATGCAAAATGGTAAACAAGAAGATTTAGGTGTTACTATAGGTTTAGTACAGTTTGCTAATCCACAAGGGTTAGAAGCTATAGGTGGTAACTTATACAGAACAACTCCGGCTTCTGGTGAGGCTGTGTTAGAAAGTGATGGAGAAGTTGTTAAAAGTAAGTTAGCTCAAGGTTTTTTAGAAATGTCAAACGTTAATATAGCAGAAGAAATGATTAGTTTAATTGTTGCTCAAAGAGCATATGAGCTTAATTCTAAAGCCATAACAACTTCTGATGAAATGTTACAACAAGCTAATAACCTTAAAAAATAG
- a CDS encoding rod-binding protein: MSLNNVSAVNGQNVLNLSTTIKTEVETDNFKNTLNNAIQSGEDEELKKACVQFESYFLNMMFKSMRKTVISNEGIFQKSNAEKMFQEMLDQELTKKMANQGGIGLADMMYKQLNKQSNAMDIEA; the protein is encoded by the coding sequence ATGAGCTTAAACAATGTATCTGCAGTAAATGGACAAAATGTATTAAATTTAAGTACTACTATAAAAACAGAGGTTGAAACAGATAATTTTAAAAATACTCTTAACAATGCAATACAAAGCGGGGAAGATGAAGAACTTAAAAAGGCTTGTGTACAATTTGAAAGCTATTTTTTAAATATGATGTTTAAATCTATGAGAAAAACTGTTATATCTAATGAGGGTATTTTTCAAAAAAGTAATGCAGAAAAAATGTTTCAAGAAATGTTAGACCAAGAGCTAACAAAAAAAATGGCTAACCAAGGTGGTATTGGTTTAGCAGATATGATGTATAAACAACTTAACAAGCAAAGTAATGCAATGGATATAGAAGCATAA
- the hisS gene encoding histidine--tRNA ligase produces MKIKKPKGTNDIFGKDAYKWQFLENEIRQACKNFGIQEIRTPIFEYKKLFERGVGETTDVVQKEMFTFKDRGEREYALKPESTSGTVRAYLENGLSADVQPTKLYYIAPSFRDERNQAGRFKQFHQFGVEIFGTFDASCDAEVISFVYELLKRLKIKDVTLKLNSLGGNECRKNYNQKLKSFVETKIDYLCDDCKQRYEKNPLRVLDCKNNNCKEALKEAPTTIDNLDEECKKHFENLKTYLDIMGIPYEIDSKIVRGLDYYTKTVFEFVCKSDKLGSQSTICGGGRYDNLIKECGGQATGAVGFGMGMERVLMLMEEQGLQIEEENRPQIYIGSMGEEGFKKAQQIAYSLRQKGVYVEYDIVKRSVKAQLKYADKINAKYVVIIGDNEIETDKINLKDMDKSEQREIALSNLETEILN; encoded by the coding sequence ATGAAAATAAAAAAGCCAAAGGGTACAAATGATATTTTTGGTAAAGATGCTTATAAATGGCAATTTTTAGAAAATGAAATAAGACAGGCTTGTAAAAACTTTGGTATACAAGAAATAAGAACTCCTATTTTTGAATATAAAAAACTTTTTGAACGAGGTGTTGGGGAAACAACAGATGTTGTACAAAAAGAAATGTTTACATTTAAAGATAGAGGAGAACGAGAATATGCATTAAAGCCAGAAAGCACGTCAGGTACTGTTAGAGCATATTTAGAAAATGGCTTAAGCGCAGATGTACAACCTACAAAATTATATTATATAGCACCATCTTTTAGAGATGAAAGAAACCAAGCAGGAAGATTTAAACAATTTCATCAATTTGGTGTAGAAATATTTGGAACATTTGATGCTAGCTGTGATGCAGAGGTTATATCTTTTGTATATGAACTTTTAAAAAGATTAAAAATTAAAGATGTAACATTAAAGCTAAACAGCCTTGGGGGTAATGAATGTAGAAAAAATTATAATCAAAAGCTTAAATCTTTTGTAGAAACTAAAATTGATTATTTATGTGATGATTGTAAACAAAGATATGAAAAAAACCCTCTTAGAGTATTAGATTGTAAAAATAATAACTGTAAAGAAGCTTTAAAAGAAGCTCCAACAACTATAGATAATTTAGATGAAGAATGTAAAAAACATTTTGAAAATTTAAAAACATATTTAGATATAATGGGAATACCTTATGAAATAGATAGTAAAATAGTTAGAGGGCTTGATTATTACACAAAAACAGTATTTGAATTTGTTTGTAAATCTGATAAATTAGGTTCACAAAGCACTATTTGTGGCGGAGGAAGATATGATAATCTTATAAAAGAATGTGGTGGACAAGCTACAGGAGCCGTAGGGTTTGGTATGGGCATGGAGCGTGTACTTATGCTTATGGAAGAACAAGGATTGCAAATAGAAGAAGAAAATAGACCACAAATATATATAGGGTCTATGGGAGAAGAAGGGTTTAAAAAAGCCCAACAAATAGCATATAGCTTAAGACAAAAGGGTGTATATGTAGAATACGATATAGTAAAAAGAAGTGTAAAAGCTCAGCTTAAATATGCAGATAAAATAAATGCTAAATATGTTGTAATAATAGGAGATAATGAAATAGAAACAGATAAAATAAATTTAAAAGATATGGATAAAAGTGAACAAAGAGAAATAGCTTTATCTAATTTAGAAACAGAAATTTTAAACTAA